Genomic segment of Octadecabacter arcticus 238:
GTTCTCTACGACAACGACCGGTGCCTTGTTGCGAAGATCCTGCCAGACGGTTCACGCAAGCGGACCAAACTGTTCAGCGGGTTTCTGTCGCATTACTTCATCCAGGATCGTTATGGTCGCCCGGGCAAGGGCAACGATAAAGGCGCCGTTGAGGGTCTGGTCGGATATGCCCGGCGCAACTTCATGGTGCCCATCCCTCATTTTGCCACGTGGGAGGCATTCAATCTTTGGCTGGAAGAGCAATGCCGCAAGCGCCAGAACGATGTCTTGCGCGGGCATAGCGACAGCATCGGGCAACGCTTGGCCCGCGATCTTGAGGCCATGATGGATCTGCCAGCATCTCCGTTCGATGCCTGTGATCAGGCCAGCGGCCAAGTGAACTCGCAAGCATTGGTGCGCTATAAAACCAACGATTATTCCGTTCCGGTTGCCTATAGCCATCGTGACGTCTGGCTACGCGGCTATGTCGATCAGGTTGTGATTGGCTGTGGTGGCGACGTCATTTCCCGCCACCCAAGGTGCTGGGACCGCGAAGACATGGTCTTTGACCCGATCCACTACTTGCCCCTGCTGGATCAGAAGGCGGGCGCATTGGATCAAGCCGCCCCTTTGGCGGGCTGGGACTTGCCGGACGAATTTGCGACCCTGCGCCGCTTGATGGAAGCCCGAATGATCAAGGCGGGGCGGCGTGAGTATGTACAGGTCTTGCGGCTGCTGGAGACCTTCGAGATGGGGGACCTGCACATCGCCATCAAAAACGCGCTGCGCATGGGCGCAATTGGCTTTGATGCCGTCAAACATCTTGTGCTTTGCCAAGTCGAGCAGCGGCCACCCAAGCTGGATCTGGATGTCTATCCCTATCTGCCCAAGGCCAATGTCGGCACAACATCTGCAGCCAGTTACATGTCCTTGATGCGGGGGCAATCAGCATGACTGAAGCTCCCCAAATCCTTCTGGACCACCGCCTCAAATCGCTGCGGCTGCCGACCGTTCTGCGGGAATACAGCAAACTGGCCAAGCAAGCCGCAGCCGAGGGACTGGACCATGTGCAATTCCTTGCACGTCTAATCGAACTGGAGATGATTGACCGGGAACGCAGGATGATCGAGCGCAGGATCAAAGCCGCAAAGTTCCCAGCCGTTAAAAGTCTGGACAGCTTCGATTTCAAGGCGATCCCCGCCCTGAACAAGATGCAGGTGCTGGAGTTGGCGCGTTGCGAATGGATCGAACGGCGTGAGAATGTCATCTCGCTTGGCCCCTCGGGCACCGGCAAGACCCATGTCGCCTTGGGCCTTGGCCTATCAGCATGCCAGAAAGGCATGTCCGTTGGATTTGTCACCGCCGCCGCACTCGTCCATGAGCTGATGGAGGCCAGAGACGAACGCAGACTGCTACGGCTTCAAAAGCAGATGGTGGGTTACAAGCTGCTGATCATCGACGAGTTGGGCTTTGTGCCACTGAGCAAAACCGGCGCTGAGCTGCTGTTTGAATTGATCTCCCAACGCTACGAGCGCGGATCCACGCTAATCACAAGCAACCTGCCATTCGACGAATGGACAGAAACATTTGGGTCAGAACGCCTGACAGGCGCACTCCTCGACCGCCTGACCCACCACGTCAACATCCTAGAGATGAATGGCGAAAGCTACCGCCTTGGTCAGAGTAAGGCGCGTCAGGCAACGCCCAAAACCTGAACCTCAATCAGCATAGATTGGCCCTGACGGGCCAAAGCATCCGGGCAAACGCCAGCTATATGACAAGCGCAGCTGCCCGGATGCTGGCGCTCGTCTATACGCTGATTGTCCCAACCCCAAAGTGGCAACATTTTGCGCTGACCTTTGGCTCACTTTTACTCTGCCGTTGACAAATAATGTCACGAGCAAGCAAGCACACAAAGATTGGCGAGACCTTGCGTAGTCAAGGACTTGTCATGCTACCACCCCTCTGGATCCAGGCAACCGATATGCCACAGATCCACGAGATCGCTGGTAAAGCCACAGAACACGTCAACGAAGTGCGCAAGGAGCACCGTGAGTTTCAAAAAGCAGCCCCCCATCCTACAACATCCAAGGAAGACGCCTGGAAACAGTTTGAAAAGTTAAGGGAGTCGTCATGACTAAAATGGAAATTGTAGAAAGCGACACGCTTTTAGAGATCAGAGCTGAACTTGCAGCTCTGAACAAGCGTCTCGACAGTGTAGATATGGTGCCTAAATCACAATGGTTAACCATTGTAGATTACGCCTCAAAGGTCGGTAAAAGCACTGACACAGTCCGTCGTTGGATCCGTGGTGGATTGCTCGAGACTAAGACCGAAGGACATACAAGGTTGATACTTTTCAATCCAGGCGCTTAGCTAATTCCTCAGCGGTAGCATTGTAATAAATCATGAGCATCTTCAGATCCCTATGACCAACCATCCGAGCCAAATCCAAAACATCAAGCTTTCGAGCCAGTCTTGTGATCGCCTCGTGCCTGGAGTCATGGAATCTAAGATCAATTACAGCCGCACGATCTCTCAGCTTTCGCCATAAAGCATCGAGCAAAGGGCTGCTAAGATTAAAGACTGGATCACTCTTGGGTAGCTCCTCGATCAACCGCATAGCCTCAGAAGAAAGAGGGACGTCTCTGGATGTTCCGTTTTTCGTCATTGGTAAACGTACAAATCGCTTTTCAAAGTTGATATCTTTGGTTCGCAGGCCAACGATCTCACCGGCTCTCATAGCGGTCTCTATTGCAAACAAGAACGCATGGAACGCTCTAGCCGTGGAATTGTTAAGGTCGTGTTGAATAAGTTCAGATAGATGTGAGACAAAATTTTGTTGCCAAGATTTAGGCGACCTCGGAGACTGAGAATTGAAAGAAACCAGCTCACGAGGCCAATATGCAAATCATCGGACTGCACAAGAACGTTTATAAACTTTATGCTTGGGCGCGGACACAAGAATGTTTGGACGTGTACCGTATCAAATACGAAGGTCAGGTTCGGCAATGGGACGACTTACGTACAGAGGGCGTTTCTCTATCAAAGTGCGCTGAATTCGTCGGCATCTCGCGCGCGACATATTACCGTCACAAGCGTATTTTGAAGGATTTGGCGCAGGCAATCATACCGCCTTCAAAGGCTCCCAAACGCTGCAACAAGTCACAGTGGGGCGAGGCAGAAAAGCAATTGGTGCTTGAGGCCCGCCGCGACAATGAAACCTACGGTAAGGAGAAAATAGGGGCCATCTTGCGTCGCGACAAAAAGCAAACCATGAGCGATAGCA
This window contains:
- the istA gene encoding IS21 family transposase → MELYRKVRLARRGGMSERAAAVHFGISRASVKKMMSFSVPPGYQRTAKIKRPKLDGFTGFIDQWLQDDLSRNRKQRHTAKRIFERLRDEHQFRGGQTTVKNYVREHGRHHREMFVPLAHAPGHAQADFGEAMVVIGGVEQKAHFFALDLPYSDACFVRAYPAAVSEAWVDGHVHAFAFFGRVPQSVLYDNDRCLVAKILPDGSRKRTKLFSGFLSHYFIQDRYGRPGKGNDKGAVEGLVGYARRNFMVPIPHFATWEAFNLWLEEQCRKRQNDVLRGHSDSIGQRLARDLEAMMDLPASPFDACDQASGQVNSQALVRYKTNDYSVPVAYSHRDVWLRGYVDQVVIGCGGDVISRHPRCWDREDMVFDPIHYLPLLDQKAGALDQAAPLAGWDLPDEFATLRRLMEARMIKAGRREYVQVLRLLETFEMGDLHIAIKNALRMGAIGFDAVKHLVLCQVEQRPPKLDLDVYPYLPKANVGTTSAASYMSLMRGQSA
- the istB gene encoding IS21-like element helper ATPase IstB, with the translated sequence MTEAPQILLDHRLKSLRLPTVLREYSKLAKQAAAEGLDHVQFLARLIELEMIDRERRMIERRIKAAKFPAVKSLDSFDFKAIPALNKMQVLELARCEWIERRENVISLGPSGTGKTHVALGLGLSACQKGMSVGFVTAAALVHELMEARDERRLLRLQKQMVGYKLLIIDELGFVPLSKTGAELLFELISQRYERGSTLITSNLPFDEWTETFGSERLTGALLDRLTHHVNILEMNGESYRLGQSKARQATPKT
- a CDS encoding tyrosine-type recombinase/integrase, whose translation is MVSFNSQSPRSPKSWQQNFVSHLSELIQHDLNNSTARAFHAFLFAIETAMRAGEIVGLRTKDINFEKRFVRLPMTKNGTSRDVPLSSEAMRLIEELPKSDPVFNLSSPLLDALWRKLRDRAAVIDLRFHDSRHEAITRLARKLDVLDLARMVGHRDLKMLMIYYNATAEELAKRLD